ATCAACCTTACCGAAGCCACCAAGCTGATCATTTCACTGGAGAACCCCGAAGAAGTCACCGAAGCCCAGCAAACGATACAGATTGCGATAGCCAACATCAGTCAGCAGCTGGCGTTTTTGGTGCGCCTGGGCGAGGAATATGATACCGGCGGTTTAATCGAACAATTTGTCGAGGAGTTCAACAGTTCGAAAGCAAAACTGACCGGGGAAAATAACCTGTTTGATTTGAAAATCCGCCAGCTGGAACACATGGCTTCCCTGAACAGGGCGCTGGGGCAATCTGAGCTGGAAATCGAGCAGGCGGTTGAGGCCATAGACGCCCTGCTTGCGTCGGTAGATAAAAACCTGAGTCAGCTGCAGCTGGCGGTATTTGATAATGTCGAAACCGGACAAACCACGACTTATGTGATTTTAGTGTTATTGTTTGTTATCGGGCTGGGTATAGCCTTTTTTACCGTGCGTGCCATGATAGGGCCGCTCAGGGGCATTAACCGGGTGCTGTCATTCATTGCCCAAGGGGATTTGTCCCGGCAACTTAAGGTGCGCTCGGATGATGAATTTGGTGAATTATCGAGGAATGTTAACCGGGTGGTGGCGGATCTGCGTAAGCTGATCGCCGATATCGGTGACAATACCCGGGTATTAAACACTGCCGCCGAACAAAGCAGTAAAGAAGTGACCGAAGTGACCCGGACCCTGCTCAGGCAAAAAGATACCGTGCTTGAGGTGACCGCCGTGACCGACGAGCTGGGCTTAAGCGCCGATGACGTGCTGGCCAAAGCCAATAATGCCGAGCAGCAAATGGACAGCGCGTTGCAGCAAAGCGGTGAGCTTAAAGGCCTGGCCAGTACCACCAGTGAGCATATGGGGGCTTTGGTGAAAACCCTGGATCTGACTTCGCAGGTGATGCTGGTGCTGCAGCAGGAGTCCACCAACATCAGCAGCATTTTGGAAACCATCCGCAGCATTTCCGATCAAACCAACCTGCTGGCGTTAAATGCCGCGATAGAGGCCGCGCGTGCCGGGGAGGCGGGCCGGGGCTTTGCCGTGGTCGCCGATGAGGTGCGTATGCTGGCCAGCCGTACCCAGGAGTCGGCGGGGGAAATCGATACCATGATCCAGTCGCTGCAAAGCAAAACTGCCAGCGCCGTGGCGGATATTGCCAACGGCAAGGATGAGGCTAATAAATGCCAGCAGCACACGGATCAGTTGCTTAATACCCTGGTGATGATCACCGAGGCGATTGCCGAGATGCACAGGATGAGTAGTGAAATCGCCCAGTCGGCGACTTTGCAGAATAACCTGAGTAACAATATCAACACCAGCATTCAGGATGTGGTGGCATACAGCCAGCAAAGCAGCGATAAGTCTTCCTCCACCCAGGACTATATCAAACAGGTGGCTCAGCTGGCCGGGAAGCTGGATGCTTCGGTGGATGCCTTTAAAGTGCAATAACTTTGCTATTCATACCCGGCGGCTTTATACTAGCCGCCGCAAAAATAATGAGGTTTTTTCCATGAAAGTATGTGGTGTTGAATTAAAAGGTAATGATGCAATCGTCTGTATTATGTCATTGCAAAACGGGTTATTTGATATTCCGAAAATCCGGGTGCAAAAGGTGAGTATCGGTGATGCCGGCGATGCCGAGCAAATGAGAAAATTCCAGTTTACTTTTGCCAAGTTAATGGCCGACTACCATGTGGACAAGGTAGTGATCAAGGCCCGCGCCCTGAAAGGGAAATTTGCCGGCGGCCCCGTGGGCTTTAAGCTGGAAGCGGCGATTCAGCTGATTGAAGAGCTGGAGGTGGAAATCCTCTCCGGCAGCTTTGTCAAATCGGCGCTGCAAAAAAGCCAGATAGAGATAGATTTTCGCGATACCGGTTTGAGGAATTACCAGGAAACGGCTTTTTCAGCCGTGTTTGCCTATTTGCTGGGGCAGGTATAGTCCCGTCAGGCACTGCTTAGTAAAACTTAACGGCTAAAATAAAAAACCCTGCAAAACAAAGCAGGGTTTTTTATTTTAGCCGTTAAGTACTAATTACTTGCCGGTTAAACCGCGGCGCTCCAGCAGCGGCTCCACTTTAGGATCCTGGCCGCGGAAGCGGCGGTACATCATGGCCGGGTCTTCCTTGCCGCCGGTTTCCAGTACGTGCTTGCGGTACAGCTCGGCCGTGGTATGGTCGAAGATACCGTTTTCCTTAAAGGCCAGCCAGGTATCGGCATCATAGGTGTTTGACCACAGGTAGCCGTAATAGCCGGATGAGTAACCCCCGTCGAAGATATGAGAGAAGTAACCGGTGCGGTAACGCGGGGCTATGGTGTCGATCAGGCCGATCTTGGCCATGATATCTTTTTCAAACTTGGCGGCATCCTGCAATTCGGCGGTTTCCAGGGTGTGCCAGTTCATATCCAGCAGGGCGGCGGCCAGGTATTCCGTGGTGGCAAAGCCCTGGTTAAACTTGCCGGCTGCCTGGATTTTTTCTACCAGTTCCATAGGGATGACTTCGCCGGTTTGGTAGTGGCGGGCAAAGTTTGCCAGTACTTCCGGCTCTGCCATCCAGTTTTCCATGACCTGGGAAGGATATTCGACATAATCCCGTGGCAGGGCGGTGCCTGTTTGCGAGCGGTAGTAACCGTCGGAAAGCAGTCCCTGGATGGCGTGGCCGAATTCGTGGAACAGGGTGGATGCCTGGTCAAAGGTGAGCAGGGTCGGGGCATCGCCTACCGGACGCGGGTAGTTTAAGACGTTATAGATAATAGGGGTCACGTCTTCGCCGTACATGCGGTACTGTTTGCGGAAACTGCTCATCCAGGCGCCGCCGCGCTTGCTTTCGCGGACGAAGTGGTCGGTCATAAAGATGCCGACATAACTGCCGTCTTTATCGTAGACTTCAAAGGTACGGACGTCTTCATGGTATTTCGGCAGATCGTTTCTTTCTTTAAAGGTGACGCCCCAGAGTTTTTCTGCGGTATAGAACACGCCTTTAAGGGTTGATTCCAGCGAGAAGTAAGGTTTGGTTGCCGCTTCGTCCAGATCGTAGCGTGCCTTGCGGATCTTCTCGGCATAATACCACCAGTCCCAGGCGGCCAGCTTGAAATTACCGCCTTCGGCGTCGATCATCTTTTGCATATCGACCGCTTCCAGCTTCGCCTGTTTTAACGCGGCGGGCCAGACTTTGTCCAGCAATTTAAAGACGTTTTCCGGCGTTTTGGCGGTGGCATCTTCCAGGACAAAGTGGGCGTGGGTTTTATAACCGAGCAGGCTGGCTTTTTGATACCTTAAACTGGCGAGTTCGGCGGCGATGTTTTTGTTGTCGTAGGCGTCGTCGTTATTGCCGCGTTCGGTATAACCTTTGTAGATGGTTTCCCGCAGCTTGCGGTTGGTGGAATAGGTTAAAAACGGGTTTTTGCTGGGTCTGTGAGTGGTAAATACCCATTTGCCTTCATGACCCCTTTCCTTGGCGGTAACGGCTGCCGCGGCAATGATATCTTCCGGTAAACCGGCCAGGTCTGCCTTGCTATCGATAACCATTTCAAAGCTGTTGGTTTCGTGCAGCAGGTTTTCACCAAACTTCAGCGACAGGGCACTGATTTTTTCGTTTAACTGGCGCAAGCTCGCCTTGTCTTGCTCGTTTAAATTGGCGCCGCCACGGATAAAGCCTTTATAGGTGGTTTCCAGCAGGGTTTTCTGATCGGCTCTGAGCTTTAACTTGTCCTTTTGCTGATAAACCGCTTTGACCCGTACAAAAAGTGCCGGGTTAAGGTTGATGTCATCGGTTAACGCGGACAGCTTAGGGGAAATTTCCTTTTCTATGGCGCGCATTTCGGCATCGGACATAGAGCCGGTTAAGCCGTAAAAAACGTTGCTGACGGTGTTGAGAAAATCACCTGCCTTTTCCATGGCTTCTATAGTGTTTTCAAAAGTCGGCGCGGCGCTGTTGTTGGCGATGGCGTTAAATTCGTCCCGGCTCAGCTTAATGCCGTGCTCAAATGCCGGTAAATAATGGCTTTTCTTTATTTTATCAAAAGGAGGAATGCCATATGGCGTGGTAAAGTCACTGAAAAACGGATTCTCTTTCATGATATTTTGCTCTGCGGCAAGTGGAGCCTGCACTTCGCTGGCATTGTCTGCCTGGCAGCCGGCAAGGGCGATAGCCAGGGCTATCGGCGCTAAAACACGAGTCTTCATTAAAATTCCCCGAAATATTATTGTCTTAGAGATAATTGAAAATACTTTTCATCTTGTTCATATCAGATTAACAAGATAATTTAGGCCCGATTCTATGCTAGTCGCAGGCGGGGCACAAGCTTGCGGGCCGCGGATGCGTTGAATTACATGGCAGGTAAGATGAAATAAACAGGACATAAATAAAACGCGGATATCAAGCCGTGCAGCGGAATGCCCTGTTTTGGCAATAAAAAAATCACTGGCCGAACTTTATGCTTTTCAAATAATGGAGAACATGATTTAATCTAGTTAAACAACAAGTCAGACCACTTACCAGTAGGTCGGAAAAAAAAGTTAAAAAAGTTAATGGTTGGAGAGATAAAATGCCTGAATATAAAGCGCCTATCCGTGATATAAAGTTTGTTATGCAGGAGTTGTTAGACTGCGAAACCCATTACCAGCATTTAGGCTACCAGGATGCCAGCATTGAAATGATCGATGCTATTCTGGCGGAAGCCAGTAAGTTCACCGAGCAGGTGATTGCGCCGTTAAACCAAATCGGCGATCAGCAGGGCTGTACCTGGAACGACGGTGCTGTTACTACGCCGGACGGTTTTAAAGACGCCTATCAGCAATATGTCGACGGCGGCTGGCCGACCCTGTCCCAGTCGGAAGAATTCGGCGGCCAGGGCCTGCCCCATTCCTTAAATACCACTATCGGCGAACTGCTTTCATCAGCTAACCACAGTTTTGCCATGTATCCGGGCTTGAGCCACGGCGCCCTGGCAACCCTTGAAGCCCATGGTACCGAAGAACAGAAGCAAACCTTTATGCCAAACCTGGTGGAAGGGCGCTGGACAGGTACCATGTGTCTGACCGAGCCTCACTGCGGCACCGATTTGGGCATGCTGCGTACCAAGGCCGAGCCAAATGACGACGGCAGCTACTCGTTAACCGGCACCAAGATTTTTATTTCTGCCGGCGAGCATGATTTGTCGGAAAACATTATCCATATAGTGATCGCCAGACTGCCCGGCGCGCCTGAAGGCAGCAAAGGTATTTCTTTGTTTGTTGTGCCTAAGCTGGCCATCAATGAAGACGGCAGTGTCGGCGGCAGCAACGGCGTCAGTTGTGGCTCCATCGAGCATAAAATGGGTATTAACGCCAATGCCACCTGTGTGATCAACTTTGACGGCGCCAAAGGCTACCTGATAGGTCCGCCGAACAAAGGCCTGAACTGCATGTTCACCTTTATGAATGCCGCCCGTTTAGGGGTTGCCAACGAAGGGGTGGCCGCCGCGGAAGCCTCTTACCAGGGCGCGCTGGCTTATGCCAAAGACAGGCTGCAGATGCGCTCTTTGAGTGGCGTGAAAAACCCCGACGGCCCGGCGGATGCCATTATTGTCCACCCGGATGTACGCCGTATGTTATTGACACAAAAGTCCATCGCCGAAGGCGGAAGGGCGTTAAACGGCTATCTGTCACAGCTGGTGGATATCAGCCATGCGGAAAAAGATCCGGCTGCGAAAGCCCTGGCTGAGTCCAAGCTGGCATTGCTGACTCCTATCGCCAAAGCCTTTTTAACGGAAACCGGTCTGGAATGTACCAGCCACGGGGTGCAGATCTTTGGCGGCCACGGTTTCATCAAGGAATGGGGCATGGAGCAGCTGATGCGCGATACCAAGATCAGCTGTTTGTATGAAGGCACTACCGGGGTGCAGGCATTGGATTTACTGGCGCGTAAGGTGCTGGGCACTAAAGGTGAAATCATGAAGCCTTTCGCCAAGGATGTTACCGAGTTTTGCCAGCGTAACGCCACAGACGCCGATATGGCGGAGTTTATCAAGCCTATCATGACATATGCCGCCCAGTGGCAGGAGATCACCGAATCTGTCGGCAAGAAAGCCATGGCCAATGCCGATGAAATCGGCGCGGCATCGGTAGATTACCTGATGTATTCCGGTTATCTGACCCTGGCCTACTTCTGGGGACTGATGGCGGAAAAAGCCCTGGAAAAACTTAAGGCAAGCGATGACGACAAGGCTTTCTACCAGGCGAAGATCAAAACCGCCCGTTTCTACTTCCAGCGTATTTTACCGCGGGCACAGGGACACGCCAGCTGTTTGGCCAACGGCGCCGACAGCATGATGGCGTTAACGGAAGATGAGTTTGCTTTCTAGCGAGTATGCTTAGACAGTTGAGGGAGCCCAGGTTGGCTCCCTTTTTTTATGTACTGTAAAAAGCCGTAGAGTATTAGTTTTTAATGATTTCCTGAACCGCCAGTTCCAGCTTGGGATTTGAAATATCCGAGCTGTTGCTCCGGTAGATGACTTCCCCCGAGCGTTTGATAAAAAAGGTGGTGGGTGTGCCCCTGACGCCATATAGGTTGGCGACCGCTTCGCCATTTACTGCGGTGATAAAATCATATCCCCGGGCATAAATTTCATCTTGTGGCTTCGCGCCTTCATCTTCATTAAAGCTTACGGCAAGAATTTCTATTCCGGATGCCTGATACTTTTTTTGCAGCTCACTCAGTTTCGGCTGCAGCCGTTTACAGTAGGGGCACCAGGTTGCCCAAAAGTGCAGGATAACCGGCTTGTTCTTATATTGCGCCAGGGAAACCGGCTTGCCGTCCTGGGTGGTTAATTGCCAGGGCGGGGCGAGTTCGCCGGCCCGGGCAAAGCTTGCCAGGGAAAAGGTAAAAATAAATAACAATAGGGGTTTTAGCATATTAGGTTCGGACTCTGATTTTTGGTAACAACACTGACCCGGGGAAAAGGGGATAACTTTCAATGTTATTTGCGGCAATGAAAAATCAGTCCAGGTCCGGGTCAGCTATTATGGCTTTGCAGTATCATATCCGCGGCTTTGGCCGCTATCATCATAGTCGGCGCATTGGTATTGCCGCTGATAATGGTGGGCATAATCGAGGCGTCAACCACCCTTAGTCCTTGCAGGCCATGCACTTTTAATGAAGCGTCCACCACGGCCAGCTTATCCTGGCCCATTTTGCAGGTGCCTACTGGATGGTAAATGGTATTGGCCTTTTGCTGCAAAAAAGCCCTGATGTCGTCATCGCTCTGGCACTGGCTGCCGGGGATAAGCTCCTGGCCGTTATTGTCACTTAAAGGGGACTGGGCAAGGACTTCTCGGGCTATTTTTACCGCTGTGGTCATTTTCTCCATATCCTCCTTGTCATCGAGCATGTTCAATTCGATTTTCGGGTGCAGGCAGGCTTTGTTGCCGTATAATCCCACCTTGCCGCGGCTTTTCGGCCTTAACAGGCACACATGCAGGGCTATGCCGTAGTTAAGGAGCATTTTGCGGTTACGGCCATGATCGTCCATGGCGCCGGGAATAAAGTGAAACTGCAGGTCGGGCCGGGAAATATTGGGGTGGGATTTGATAAAACCGCCGGACTCGCACACGGAAGAAGTCAGCAAGCCACGGCGTTCGCGGATAAATTTCCAGCTTTCCCTGATGGCCCACAAGATTGCCCTTGGCCTGAAAGAGAGCAGGTCATAACGTTTGTGGCGGTTGACCACCAGCACATCGACATGGTCCTGCAGGTTTTGCCCGACTCCTTCAAGGGCATGTTTGACCTCTATATTATGCTGCTTAAGTTCATTTTCCGGCCCTATGCCGGATAACATCAACAGCTGCGGGGAGTTAAAGGCTCCGGCGCTCAACAGCACTTCGTTTGCCGCTTTGATATGGTAGCGTTTGCCCTTGGATAAATAGCTGAGGCCGGTGACTTGCTTGCCCGACAGCTGCAGTTTTTCCACCCGGACCCCGGTTAAGACCCTGAGGTTCTTCCGGCCAAGATGCGGGGTCAGAAAGGCTTTGGCGGCGCTGCAGCGGTAGCCGTCTTTTTGTGTAACCTGATAATAGCCGATGCCTTCCTGGCCCGGGCCGTTAAAATCCGGGTTGAGGGGAAAGCCTGCCTGCTGTGCCGCCTGGATAAAATCCTCGTTAACCGGCAGCTTAGAGCGGGAATCGGCGACATTTAAAGGGCCGCCGGTGCCGTGATAATCATCTGGCCCGCGTTCCTGGTGCTGCATTGCCTTGAAATAGGGCAAGACCTCATCAAAGCTCCAACCCGGGTTGCCCAGCTCGGCCCAGTGGTCGTAATCTTCCTTTTGCCCGCGGATATATAACATGGCGTTGATGGAACTGCTGCCGCCTAAGGTTTTGCCCCTGGGATTAAAGACGCGGCGGCGGTTCAGGCTCGCTTCCTGAACCGACTGGTATTGCCAGTTCAATGCCCGGTTGGTCATCAGGCCTATGACACCCAGCGGCAGCTGTATGCTCCAGTGGTTGTCTTTCGGGCCGCCTTCGAGCAGGCAAACCTTATACTTGCCGCAGGCGGATAAGCGTTCGGCCAAGACGCAGCCGGCAGAGCCTGCGCCAACTATGATAAAATCATATGTTTTCACGGTTAATCCCTGAACTGTGGAAGAGGGCAGCTAGTTACTTTATAAACAATGGGCGCTTAAAATCAAAGGCTTGTTGCTTATACCGGTAAATATTTTTTATCCGCGGTGGCAGGCTAGGGTATGAATAAAAACGGCCACCGCAAGGTTTTGCGGTGGCCGTCAATTAACGGAGGGTCAGTTTGTCTTAAAGACCAAGTACCTGTTTTCCTTGATTGAATACGATATCAACAGGAATGTTGGCGGCTTCTAAACGGGCCAGATCGCCTGCCAATGTAGAATTGATGATGCCTTGCTCTTTCACTAAGGCATCTACGCCCTGGTAATCGCCGTCACCCTGTATGGTCAGGATCAGCTCAGACAAGGAATCTATGGCGGCGGTCATTTTCTCCATGTCCACCCGGTAAAGGCCCTGCTCGTTGCGGTCAAAAGCGCCCTGCTCTTTAAAGTAATTAAAGCGCACCATGTTTGCTTTGCCGTGGGCGGAGCTGGCGCCAAACCTTACCGAGCGGAAGATGCCCGCCATAAAGGTGGTGTAGTAGTCCTGTAAGCTGCCTTCGGTGATAGCGCCTTTCTCCAGCAGCTGTCTGACCATATACAGGCCGAGAATATCGGCTTTACCTTCTTCCAGCGCCGAGGCATGCTCTTTCAGGGCCTGGCGTACCGTGCCCTTGTCGTTGATGGTATTTTTAATGCCCAGGCCGTGGGCAACCTCGTGGAACATGGTATTGGCAAAGAAAGCGGTAAAGGTGACGTTATTGCGCTGCTCGGGCACTATCAGGGTCTGGGCAATCGGCGCCATAATGGCGTCAAATTTGGCACGCATGGCATTTTTTAACTGTAAGCGTCGAGTACCCTTTTCCAGCTGTACCTGCTCGTCATTGGGCAGGTTGATGGCGATGGTTTTGCCGCCGGCATTGGAGTGCCCGGCATAATAAATAACGTCATAGGCGTTCAGGTCGGCGTCTGAGCCAGGCATTTCCTGCTTGTATTTTTTCGATACCGGCAAGCCTTTTTGCAGTGCCGGCAGGTATGAGGCGAATTTTGCCAGCTTTTCGCTCCAGCTTTGATCTTTGATCAATACATAAGACTCAAATGCGGCGCGGTAGCCGTATAGCTGATCTTCATAGGTTTCGATTGGTCCGATAACGACATCGATAGGGTTGTTTTTCATATCCATCCAGGCAAAGTCCGACGCCTGGTAGTTGTCGGAGCGCAGCGCCTTGGCTCGCATGCGCAGATAATTGGCAAATTCTTTATCTTCGGCCAGGGTGGCGGCTTCTTCCAGAATAGCGCCGGCCCGGTTGAGTTCGTCGGCATAAGCTTCGGAATAGCTGATGGTCGTCAGCTGGCCCTGGTCATCACGGCGAACCAGGGAATACAAGCCTTTTTCATCTTTTAAACCGGCCTTTTCCAGTTCGCTTTTGCTGACATCCTGGGGGTAAAACTGCGCGCCTAAGGCTTTTTCCGGCGTATTGGCGATAAAAGCTTTGTCGCCGTTGAGACGATCCCAGGGGCCATAGTTGATTTGGGCAAAGCGGCGGGCTTTTTCATCTTCAATACCGGCCAGGAAGGCTTCCTTGTCTTGTCCGTAGGCCTGTTGCCAGAACAGCTGGTCCATGATTTTAGAGGCATCGATCAGCAAAGACAGCATCTTCTTCTGGTTGGCGGATAAATGGCTGAGATCGGCTTCCAGGGTAACGGTTTTGTAGATATCCAGTTTATTTTGATATTCGGGTAATAAAGCAGCGCTTTTTTGTTGTTGTGGAGTGATATTGTCACTACAGGCGCTTAAAAGGCCTACTGCGGCAAACACCACGACCGCAACTTTTGAAAATTTCATTTGAATCATCCTGTTAAAAATACCCGGTAGAGACTAGAAAAAAACCGGGAGCAGTGCAAGCCTATCGTTGGCCAAAGCGGGATTTAGGGCATAAAAAAACCGGCATAAGCCGGTTTTTTAAATCGTTTCATAAAAACATTAAAGCGCTTTGATAGCAGCGTTAAGACGACTCTTGCTACGTGCAGCTTTGTTTTTGTGAATAAGACCTTTGCTTGCGTAACGATCAAGGATCGGAGTAGCAGCAGCAAATTCTTTTGTTGCCGTTTCTTTGTCACCGGCTTCGATTGCAGCGATTACTTTTTTAACTAAAGTGCGCATCATAGAGCGACGACTTGCATTGTGTTGACGGCGCTTTTCTGATTGTACCGCGCGTTTCTTAGCGGACTTTGAGTTAGCCAAGGTGAACTCCTAAAAATATGAATAAATATAGCCTAAATTTAAGGCGGAGAAATATGCCTTTTTTTTGGGGTTTTGTCAAACCTTTTCACGGATAAAATTACATAAACCATTTAGCCGCCACTTTCTGTTGACTCGGCCAAAGGGCGTAGCATAATGCTTGTTTTTCCAGCCGGTGCTTGACCGTTTCCATTTTAGCAGAGCTTAGGGGCCGATGTTAACCGGACTTTTGGTTTTACGGGCAAATGGTTGGGGATTTTCATCATAAAACGGTAAATCGCGGCCGTTAAGTTAGCCATTAAGATAAAAAGAACAAGCAGGAAAAGTTTTTGAGTAAAAAATTAATCAAGTCCGGGCTGATTGTCAGTTTTATGACCCTGATTTCCCGGGTACTGGGTTTAGTACGGGATGTGGTTACGGCGAACATTATGGGCACGGGGGCCAGTGCCGATGTTTTTTTCTTTGCCAATAAAATTCCCAATTTCCTGCGGCGTTTGTTTGCCGAAGGGGCTTTTGCCCAGGCATTTGTGCCCGTGCTGAGCGAATACCAGGCGAAAGACGAACAGGAGGGCACAGACAAAACCCGGCAACTTATCGCCCAGGTTTCCGGGACCTTGGGAGTCTTGGTGACTTTGGTGACCCTGATAGGAGTTATTGCTTCTCCCCTGGTGGTGATCCTCTTTATGCCCGGCTGGTTTAATGAATGGCTTAATGACGGGGTTGATGCCGGCAAATTTGATTTGGCCGCCACCTTGTTAAAGATCACCTTTCCCTACTTGTGGTTTGTCAGCCTGACGGCCCTGGCCGGCGCCGTGCTCAATACCCTGGGAAAATTTGCCGTATCCGCTTTTACTCCGGTATTGCTGAATGTCTGCATTATCGCCATGGCGATCTTTCTTAGCCCGCATGTGGAGAATCCGGCTTTTGCCCTGGCCTGGGGAGTTTTTGCCGGCGGCCTGGTGCAGTTTCTTTTTCAGTTGCCTTTCTTATACCGGGCCGGGGTTTTGGTTAAACCCCAATGGGCCTGGCATTCTGAAGGGGTCACTAAAATCAGGAAACTGATAGTACCGGCCCTGTTCGGGGTTTCGGTTACCCAGATCAACCTGCTGCTGGATACTGTGATTGCCAGCTTTCTGATCACCGGCTCGGTCAGCTGGTTATATTATGCCGACCGTCTGCTGGAGTTTCCGTTGGGGCTTTTTGGCATAGGTATTGCCACCGTGATTTTGCCAAGTTTGTCCGGCCTGCATGCGCGTAAGAATGGCCGGGAATTCAGCGATACCCTGGACTGGTCGATCAAGGTGGTAAGCCTGTTTGGCTGGCCGGCCCTGGCGGGCCTGATGGTGCTGGCACAGCCCATCATCATGATCCTTTTTATGCGCGGGGAATTTACCCAGAGCGACGTTGAGCAGGTCTCCTTCGCTTTGTTTGCCTATATGTCCGGCTTACTCAGCTTTATGTATATCAAGGTGCTGGCCCCGGGCTATTATGCCCGCCAGGACACGAAAACGCCGGTAAAAATAGCCATCAGCGCCATGATAGCCAATATGGCCTTTAACCTTATGCTGGCGCCTTTTTTAGGTTATATCGGCCTGGCCCTGGCTACCACGCTGTCGGCTACCCTAAATGCCTTTTTGCTTTACCAGGGGCTCAAGCGCCAGTCTGTGTATCGCTTATCCGCGAGATCCGGCTTTTTTATTCTGCGCCTGATGCTGGCGGCGGCGGTGATGGCCGGTGTGGTTTATCATTTATCCCCGGATTTTGATACCTGGCTGGCCATGGATTTTTACCAGCAGGTTATTAAACTGGTGTTTTGTATTCTTGCCGGCATCGCCAGTTATTTTGTCGCCATTATGCTTTTGGGCGTGCGTTTTCAGGATTTTAAGGTACACAGCCTGGCGAAATAACCGCCTTGCCGGCAATAAATGCATTAATATGGCTTTCATATGCTGATTCTTGTTGCCGACTAATATATAATTCGTCGGTTTTTTATTCTTCTTATACTTTCGGGTATATAACAGGGCTTAAGGTTTCACGGCTAAATGCAGTTAGTTCGGGGGTTACACAATATTCAGCCAGAAGATCATGGCTGCGTATTGACCATAGGTAATTTTGATGGTGTCCATCTGGGGCACCAGCGGGTGATCAGTGCACTGGTGGAAAAGGCCAGGGCGCTTAATTGTGCGTCGGCGGTGATGGTGTTTGAGCCCCAGCCGAGGGAGCTGTTTGCCCCGGAAACGGCGCCGGCCAGGCTCAGCCGCTTAATCGACAAATACCTGTTGTTGCAGCAACTGGGCGTACAGCGTTTGATTTGCGTGAACTTCAACCGTAAATTTGCCAACCTGAGCGCGGAAGATTTTATTGAGCAGTTGCTGGTGAAGCGCCTGGGCATTAAACACCTGATAATCGGCGATGATTTTCATTTCGGCAAAAACCGGATCGGCAACTTTGACATGTTATGCCGCGCCGGCCGGGAATTTTCCTTTGATGTGTCGGATACCGCCAGCTATAAACTGGCCGATTGCCGTATCAGCAGCACCGAGATACGCAAGGCACTGGAGCGGGATGACTTAACCGAAGCCCGCCGTATGCTGGGACGCCCTTATTCCATATTTGGCCGCGTATTTCATGGCGACAAGCGCGGACGCCAGATAGGCTTTCCCACCGCGAACGTTTTGCTTAAACGCCGGGTTTCCCCTGTAAGCGGTGTTTATGTGGTGCAGGTAAAAACCACTTTTGGCGACTATTATGGTGTTGCCAATATCGGCTCAAGGCCGACGGTTTGTGGGATAAGACAGCAACTGGAAGTGCATATTTTTGATTTTAATGCTGATTTGTACGGACAAAGCATAGAAGTGGTGATGTTGCATAAACTGAGGAATGAAATGAAATTTGCTTCCGTCAGTGAATTAACCACGCAAATCAGTAAAGACAGTGCGCAAGCACGCGATTATTTAAACAATTTAGATACTGAATCGGTTAACGAATACGTTAACACCCATGATAACGGATAATGATTTAAATGAGTGATTATAAACATACCCTGAATCTGCCAGACACTCCTTTCCCGATGAAGGGCAATATGGCAAACCGCGAACCCCAAATGCTTAAGGACTGGGCGGAAA
This genomic window from Thalassomonas viridans contains:
- a CDS encoding acyl-CoA dehydrogenase C-terminal domain-containing protein, encoding MPEYKAPIRDIKFVMQELLDCETHYQHLGYQDASIEMIDAILAEASKFTEQVIAPLNQIGDQQGCTWNDGAVTTPDGFKDAYQQYVDGGWPTLSQSEEFGGQGLPHSLNTTIGELLSSANHSFAMYPGLSHGALATLEAHGTEEQKQTFMPNLVEGRWTGTMCLTEPHCGTDLGMLRTKAEPNDDGSYSLTGTKIFISAGEHDLSENIIHIVIARLPGAPEGSKGISLFVVPKLAINEDGSVGGSNGVSCGSIEHKMGINANATCVINFDGAKGYLIGPPNKGLNCMFTFMNAARLGVANEGVAAAEASYQGALAYAKDRLQMRSLSGVKNPDGPADAIIVHPDVRRMLLTQKSIAEGGRALNGYLSQLVDISHAEKDPAAKALAESKLALLTPIAKAFLTETGLECTSHGVQIFGGHGFIKEWGMEQLMRDTKISCLYEGTTGVQALDLLARKVLGTKGEIMKPFAKDVTEFCQRNATDADMAEFIKPIMTYAAQWQEITESVGKKAMANADEIGAASVDYLMYSGYLTLAYFWGLMAEKALEKLKASDDDKAFYQAKIKTARFYFQRILPRAQGHASCLANGADSMMALTEDEFAF
- a CDS encoding TlpA family protein disulfide reductase, encoding MLKPLLLFIFTFSLASFARAGELAPPWQLTTQDGKPVSLAQYKNKPVILHFWATWCPYCKRLQPKLSELQKKYQASGIEILAVSFNEDEGAKPQDEIYARGYDFITAVNGEAVANLYGVRGTPTTFFIKRSGEVIYRSNSSDISNPKLELAVQEIIKN
- a CDS encoding GMC family oxidoreductase, which produces MKTYDFIIVGAGSAGCVLAERLSACGKYKVCLLEGGPKDNHWSIQLPLGVIGLMTNRALNWQYQSVQEASLNRRRVFNPRGKTLGGSSSINAMLYIRGQKEDYDHWAELGNPGWSFDEVLPYFKAMQHQERGPDDYHGTGGPLNVADSRSKLPVNEDFIQAAQQAGFPLNPDFNGPGQEGIGYYQVTQKDGYRCSAAKAFLTPHLGRKNLRVLTGVRVEKLQLSGKQVTGLSYLSKGKRYHIKAANEVLLSAGAFNSPQLLMLSGIGPENELKQHNIEVKHALEGVGQNLQDHVDVLVVNRHKRYDLLSFRPRAILWAIRESWKFIRERRGLLTSSVCESGGFIKSHPNISRPDLQFHFIPGAMDDHGRNRKMLLNYGIALHVCLLRPKSRGKVGLYGNKACLHPKIELNMLDDKEDMEKMTTAVKIAREVLAQSPLSDNNGQELIPGSQCQSDDDIRAFLQQKANTIYHPVGTCKMGQDKLAVVDASLKVHGLQGLRVVDASIMPTIISGNTNAPTMMIAAKAADMILQSHNS
- a CDS encoding dipeptidyl-peptidase 3 family protein, translating into MIQMKFSKVAVVVFAAVGLLSACSDNITPQQQKSAALLPEYQNKLDIYKTVTLEADLSHLSANQKKMLSLLIDASKIMDQLFWQQAYGQDKEAFLAGIEDEKARRFAQINYGPWDRLNGDKAFIANTPEKALGAQFYPQDVSKSELEKAGLKDEKGLYSLVRRDDQGQLTTISYSEAYADELNRAGAILEEAATLAEDKEFANYLRMRAKALRSDNYQASDFAWMDMKNNPIDVVIGPIETYEDQLYGYRAAFESYVLIKDQSWSEKLAKFASYLPALQKGLPVSKKYKQEMPGSDADLNAYDVIYYAGHSNAGGKTIAINLPNDEQVQLEKGTRRLQLKNAMRAKFDAIMAPIAQTLIVPEQRNNVTFTAFFANTMFHEVAHGLGIKNTINDKGTVRQALKEHASALEEGKADILGLYMVRQLLEKGAITEGSLQDYYTTFMAGIFRSVRFGASSAHGKANMVRFNYFKEQGAFDRNEQGLYRVDMEKMTAAIDSLSELILTIQGDGDYQGVDALVKEQGIINSTLAGDLARLEAANIPVDIVFNQGKQVLGL
- the rpsT gene encoding 30S ribosomal protein S20, yielding MANSKSAKKRAVQSEKRRQHNASRRSMMRTLVKKVIAAIEAGDKETATKEFAAATPILDRYASKGLIHKNKAARSKSRLNAAIKAL